A single window of Nicotiana tomentosiformis chromosome 1, ASM39032v3, whole genome shotgun sequence DNA harbors:
- the LOC104089220 gene encoding uncharacterized GPI-anchored protein At3g06035, translating into MASLRVPPAAFLFLFAPLLIWAPVNCDDEGHVLSGINSYRQSHNLPALTKHDKADCLADEIADEMQNQPCPRGGITPSPAPQFTQYPKLLDKCDIDINTTTDGIILPVCVHDRVATLVLTNYTQSQHVRFLNNSKYSGAGIGTEDDWTVLVLTTNTVGGSFASGATSLISHVFGWSLYNLLFSLLGMLLVNVY; encoded by the exons ATGGCGTCACTTAGGGTTCCTCCTGCTGCTTTTTTGTTTCTGTTTGCTCCTCTTCTTATCTGGGCTCCCGTGAACTGCGATG ATGAAGGCCATGTACTTTCGGGGATCAACAGTTACCGACAATCCCACAACTTACCAGCCCTAACAAAGCACGACAAAGCAGATTGCCTAGCCGACGAAATAGCGGACGAGATGCAAAACCAACCATGCCCCAGGGGTGGCATTACCCCAAGTCCAGCACCTCAATTCACACAGTACCCTAAACTCTTGGACAAGTGCGACATAGACATTAACACGACAACGGACGGCATTATCCTCCCGGTTTGTGTCCACGATCGTGTCGCGACCCTCGTGCTGACCAACTATACTCAGTCCCAGCATGTGAGGTTCCTCAACAATTCTAAGTACAGTGGAGCTGGAATTGGCACTGAGGATGATTGGACTGTCCTAGTCTTGACCACGAATACTGTCGGAGGAAGCTTTGCTAGTGGAGCTACTAGTTTGATTAGTCATGTGTTTGGTTGGAGTCTTTATAATTTGCTGTTTTCGTTGTTAGGTATGCTCCTAGTTAATGTTTATTAG